The DNA segment CTCACCCGCACGGAAGCGCGGGCGCTGCTGGTCAAGGGGCAGCGTGAGGAGATCGACACCCGCTGCGTTGCCATCTACAGCGAGATCGCGCGCGACTGCGATGTCATCATCGTCGAGGGCACCGATCTCAGCGGGCACGACGCCGCCCTCGAGTTCGATCTCAACGCCCGGTTGGCAAACAACCTGGGCGCCATGGTGCTGGCGGTGGTGAACGCGAAGGAGATGTCGGTTCCCGAAGCGGCCGACGCCGTCGACGTCGCCCGGAGGGAACTGGACGCCGCGCAGGTCTCGCTGCTGGCGATGATGGTGAACCGGGCCGCCGACGACGCCGTCGCCGAGATCAGTGCGCAGGTCCGGCCGGGGCGCTCCGGGCGTCCCGTCTATGTGATTCCCGAACTGTCCGAGATCTCCCGGCCCACCGTCGGCGAGGTGGCGAAGGCACTCGGCGCCCGTCAGATCGCCGGTAGTCCTACCCTTGAGCGGGATGTCGCGTCGATCAAGGTCGCGGCGATGAATGTGGGCAACTTCCTGCACAAGCTCACCGACGGCGCCCTGGTGATTGTTCCCGGCGACCGGGCCGACGTCATGGTGGCAACCCTCGCATCATCCTTCTCGGCCGAGTTCCCGGTCCCGTCCGGGATGATCCTCACCGGAGGGCTCGCCCCTGACTCCACGATCCTTTCCCTGCTGGCCCAGGCGCCGTTCCCCGTGTTCGCGGTCGACGACGACACGTATACCGCAGCGCGTCGGGTCAGCGAGGTGCGCGGCGAGATCGCTACCGGCCTGCGGCGCAAGGCGGCGGCAGCCCTGGGCGCGTGGGCGCGGCAGGTGGACGAGCCGGAACTCCTTGAGCGGCTGGAGTTGCCCCGGGCACTCACGATGACCCCGCTGCGCTTCCTTCACGACCTGATTGAACGGGCGAGGTCCCAGCGCCGGCACATTGTCCTGCCCGAGGGGCAGGACCTGCGGGTCCTCCGGGCCGCCGAAATCCTGCACCGGCGCGACGTCTGCGATCTCACCATTCTGGGGCCGGAGGCGAAGGTCAGGGAACTCGCTGCCGGACAGGGTATCGACCTGACCGGGCTGACCCTGATTGACCCTGCGACCTCCGCGCTCCGCGAGGAATTCGCCGCCGAGTACACGCGGCTGCGCTCCCACAAGGGCGTCTCCATCGAAAGCGCCCGCGAGCGCATGCTGGAAGGTGCCTACTTCGGGACCATGATGGTGCAGCTCGGGAAAGTGGACGGAATGGTGTCCGGGGCAGCCCACACCACCGCGAACACCATTCGTCCGGCTCTTGAGTTCGTGAAGACGAAGGAGGGAGTAAAGATTGTCTCGTCGGTCTTCCTGATGCTGCTGCGTGACCGTGTCCTGGTCTACGGTGACTGCGCGGTCAACCCCGACCCCAATGACGAGCAGCTCGCCGATATTGCTATCGCGTCGTCCGCAACAGCCCAGCAGTTCGGTGTGAAACCCCGGGTGGCGATGCTCTCCTACTCGACCGGCGAGTCAGGCTCCGGAGGTGCGGTGGACAAGGTGCGCCGCGCCACCGAACTGGTACGCGAACGCCAGCCCGACCTTCCCGTGGAGGGACCCATCCAGTACGACGCCGCAGTCGATGCGACAGTCGCCGAGTCCAAGCTGCCGGGTTCCTCGGTAGCCGGTCAGGCCACCGTGTTCATTTTTCCCGACCTCAACACGGGCAACAACACCTATAAGGCGGTCCAGCAGTCGGCCGGTGCGGTTGCGGTGGGGCCGGTATTGCAGGGGCTCCGGAAGCCGGTCAATGACCTCTCCCGTGGCTGCACCGTTGAGGACATCGTGAATACCGTCGCGATCACAGCGGTCCAGGCGCAGAACACCGGGGAGTGATTGGCAGAGGCGATCGACTGGTTCGGCTTGCCTGACGCTGATCTCAGGAGGGAATGTCGCCAACGGTGCTGTACTTGCGCCGCCAGTCGCGGCCTTCCTCCCCGCCGTAGAGGGTCCAGTATTCGCGGCCCGAAATGATAACGCCGTCGGCCACGGTCCAGATGGACACAACGCGGAAGATGCCAACGTCCTCCTGAGGCACCTGCACCTCAGACACCACCACGTCGCCAGCGTCGTAAACATTTAGCACGTCAATGCTCCACCCGTTTGGATGCTCCGAGTTCACCGCAACCAGGTTGTCCCTGCCACGGATGATTTCGCGCGTGACGGGCCAGAAGACCTCCACGTTGTCGGCAAGGGTTCGTCCAACAGCGTTCCAGTCCCGGCTCCACACCGCCGACCAATACTGCCGGACCACCTCGGTAGCTTCCATACGCCGATGCTACTCGACTTGCCATCCACCTACATCGGAAATGGGTTTTTGCTGGTGCCCCAGTCGCCTGCCGTAAGACGCCGCCGGACGACGTCAGCAGCCTCCAGTAGAGTTTCTGACAGGAGGCATCATGATCATTCTTGTCATCAATTCGGGCTCATCATCGTTGAAGTACCAGGTGCGCGACACCGGGACCGGCGAACGGCTGGCCGACGGCACCGTGGAACGGATCGGTGATTCCACCCACGGTGGGCCCGCCGACCACCAGGCGGCGCTCGACCGGGTGACCGACGACGTCGAGCAGGCGCTGCAGGGCAAAGCCATTGACGCTGTGGGGCACCGGGTGGTCCACGGCGGTGAACGGTTCAGCGAGCCGGTCCTGGTGGACAACGAGATCACCAGGGCAATCGAACGCCTCAGCCCCCTCGCACCCCTGCACAACCCGGCGAATGTCCAGGGCATCAGGGCCATCACCGCCAAATGGCCTGACATGCCCCAGGTGGCTGTATTTGATACGGCGTTCCACCGCACCATCCCCGAGCAGGCCTGGCGCTACGCCGTCCCCGATGAGCTCTACACCCGGTTCGGGATCCGCCGGTATGGGTTCCACGGCACGTCCATCGGGTATGTCACCGACCACGCCGCCGCCCTGCTGGGGGTCGCCCCCGCCGCCTTCACCGGGATCATCGCCCACCTCGGGAACGGCGCCTCGATCACTGCGGTGCAGGCCGGGGCCAGCATCGACACGTCAATGGGGTTCACCCCGCTCGAGGGTCTGGTGATGGGCACCCGCTCCGGCGACATCGATCCGTCGATTCTGCTGTTCCTCAGCCGCGAAGGCTACTCGGCCGGGGATCTGGATCAGCTCCTCAACCGGGAAGCGGGCCTCAAGGGTCTGACCGGACAGAACGACATGCGTTCTGTGGTCGAGTCCGCAGCCGGCGGGGACGCGCGGGCCGAGCTGGCCCTGGACCTCGCCTCCTACCGGCTGGCCAAGTACATCGGCGGATACCATGTGGCCGTCGGTGGCGCTCAGGCGCTGGTGTTCACCGCCGGGATCGGCGAGAACTCCTGGCAGTTCCGGGAGCGCGTGGTCACCAGGTTGGGCGCGCTCGACGTCCACCTCGACGACGCCGAGAACCGCAAGAAGAGTTCGGCCCCCCGCCAGATCAGCACCGAGGCCTCTGCGTTCCCGGTGCTCGTTGTGCCCACTGACGAAGAGGCAGCAATCGCGGAGGCGACCGCCGTCGTCGTCGCGCGCTGACACTGGCTGGCTACTGGCCGCAGCCGCAAAGCCGCGGCCGGTGGGCCGGTCAGGGCATTCCTGCCAGCCGGGCCAGCGCGGCGCCCACAGCTCCCGCGAGCACAACCACCAGGAACGGTGCCCTCAGGAGCAGTGCCACCGCTGCGGCCGCCAAGGCGACGATCCGGGCGTCGAGGGCCAGTTCCTGACCCGAGGCGAACGTGTTGACAGCTGTCAGCGACGCGAGCAGACCAATGGTCAGCGTGCCTGCGACCCGGTTCATCCGGGGGTTGTCCATCCACCGCGCCGGGACCAGGTAGCCGGCGAGCTTGGTAAGGAATGCGACGACGCAGGCAAGCAGGATCCAGAGCCACAAATTCATCGGTGATCGCCTCCGGCAGCGTAGGGGTCGACGTCGGGCTCAAGGCCCTCGCTGGGCCGGCCGTGACCAAACCAGCCAATGGCGCCGGCAACAGCCGCCGCAATCAGGATGGGCAGCCCCGGCGCCACCAGGGGGACCGTGACGATCGTGACCAGGGCACAGACCACCGCGATCGCCGCCGGCTCCCGTCCTCGGAGTCGCGGCCAGAGGAGGCCCAGGAATGCCGCGACCGCAGCCCCGTCAAGACCCCACTTCGCCGGGTCGCCGAGCGCACCGCCCACCAGGGCTCCAACGACGGTGAAGGCGTTCCACAGGATGAACACGCCGATCCCCGCGCTCCAGAACCCCAGACGACGCTCGACCGGGTCGGTCTGACCACTCGCGGTGGCCGCAGATTCATCAATCGTGACGTGAGCGGCAACGAACCGCCGCCACCCGGTAGGCCGAACCAGGGCATTCATCTGCATCCCGTACACGGCGTTGCGGATACCCAGCAGGGACGCCGCGGTCAGCGCCGCGGCCCCCGTTCCGCCGCCCCCGATCACCCCGATGAACGCGAACTGGGAGCCACCGCTGAACAGCAGCAGGCTGAGCGCCATGGTTTGCCACAGATCGAACCCGGAGGTCACCGACAGTGCACCGAAGGACACCCCGTAGAGGCCGGTGGCGACGGCGATCGAAAGGCCGACCCGGACCGCGGGTGACTGCAGGTGTTTCACCGATTCAGCGTAGGGCGCGGGCAAAGGATTCACCTACTCGGCTTTCAATCCTGACAAATCGAGGCAATACTGATGGGTAGTCAGTCTACTTACTATTCGAAATTGGAGCGTGAATCATGAAGGCAGTGACATGGCAGGGCCGGAGCACCGTCAGCGTCGAGCAGGTCCCGGATCCGGTGATCCAGGAACCCACTGACGCCATCGTCCGCATCACCTCCTCGGCAATCTGTGGATCCGACCTGCACCTGTACGAGGTGCTCACCCCCTACATGAACAAGAACGACGTTCTCGGGCACGAGCCGATGGGCATCGTGCAGGAGGTCGGCAGTGCCGTCACGAACCTCAAGCCGGGCGACCGGGTGGTCATCCCCTTCAACATTTCCTGCGGTCACTGCTGGATGTGCGTCCGTGGGCTCCAGTCGCAGTGCGAAACCACACAGGTCCGCTCTCAGGGATCCGGCGCCAGCCTCCTTGGCTTCTCGGAGCTCTACGGCTCGGTGCCGGGTGGCCAGGCGGAGTTCCTGCGCGTCCCCCACGCCGACTACGGGCCGGTCAAGGTGGGCCACGAGCTCCCCGACGAGCGGTATCTCTACCTCTCCGATATCCTGCCCACCGCCTGGCAGGGCGTGAAGTACGCTGACGTTCCCGACGGCGGCACGCTCGCCGTCTTCGGGCTGGGTCCCGTGGGGCAGTTCGCTGCACGGATCGGCCGGCACTTCGGCCAGCGGGTCATTGCTGTTGAACCCGTCGCCGAGCGTCGCGCCATGGCTGAACGCCATGGCATCGAGACGCTCGATTTCACCAAGGACATTGGTGATGAGCTGCGGGAAATGACTGACGGTCGCGGACCTGACGCGGTGGTCGACGCCGTCGGGATGGAGTCACACGACTCCCCGCTGGGTGCCTTCGCCCAGAACGCAGTCAACCTGCTGCCTGACGCCCTCGCGAAGAAGGCGATGGAAACCGCGGGAGTGGACCGTCTCACGGTGCTGCATGCCGCGATCGATGCTGTCCGTCGCGGGGGAACCATCTCCCTGAGCGGCGTCTACGGCGGCACTGCCAGCCCGATGCCCCTCCTGAACATGTTCGACAAGCAGATCCAGACCCGCATGGGCCAGTGCAACGTGCGCCACTGGACCGATGAACTGCTGCCCATCGTCGAAGATCCCTCGGATCCGTTGGGCGTCATGGACCTGATGACCCATACGATCGGCATCGACGAGGCGCCTGCGGCCTACGAGAAGTTCCAGAAGAAGCAGGACGGCTGCATCAAGGTGATTATCCGGCCATAACCTCCCCCGCTCAGGGCACAGAAAAGTGCCGGGCCTGCAGATCAGCTGTTGCGCAACAGCGGGTCTGCAGGCCCGGCACTTTTGTGCTGCGAGGGGGCCCTAGGAAGGCTAGAGGGAGCCGCTGTTCACGCCGTGGATCGCATCAGCGGCACGCACCAGCGCCAGGTGTGAGAACGCCTGCGGGTAGTTCCCCGCCATCCGCACGCTGCCCGTATCGTATTCCTCGGCCAGCAGCCCCAGGCCATTTGCATAGCCCACCAGCTGGTCCATCAGCTTCTTTGCATCGTCGATCCTGCCGGACCGGGCGTACTGCTCCACGAGCCAGAAGGAACAGGCCAGGAACGGATGCTCGCCCGGTTCCAGTCCATCCATGCCGGCCTCAGTGCGGTACCTGAGGAGAAGCCCGTGCTTGTCGGCAAGGTCCTTTTCGAGCCGGGCCACGGTCCCCAGCATCCGGGGGTCGTCGTAGTCGAGGAATCCCACCTGCGGGAGCTGCAGCAGCGACGCGTCGACCTCCGGGCTGCCGTACGTCTGGGTGAAGGAATTGATGCTCGGGTCGAACCCCTTCTCCAGGATGTTCTCGCGGAGCCGGTCGCGGAGTTCGGCCCAGCGCTCGGCATGACCGTCCAGCCCGTGCTCTCGAACCGCACGGACGCCACGGTCGAAGGCCGCCCACATCATTACCCGGGAATGGGTGAAGTATTTCAGGTCTCCGCGCATCTCCCAGATACCGTGATCGGGGTCGTCGAAGTGGTTCTCGGCGAAGCTCAGGAGAGCACGCTGCAGGGGCCAGGAGAAGCTGTCTTCCTCCACCCCCCGGTTGCGGAGCTTCTCCAGCACCACCATCACCTCACCGACGACATCGGCCTGGTACTGGTCAACAGCTCCGTTGCCCACCCGCACCGGTGTGGACGATTCGTACCCAGGCAGATGGTCGAGCGTCTTTTCGGGGAGGTCCCTCTCGCCGCCCACCCCGTACATGATCTGCAGGTCTTCGGGGTCCCCGGCCACCGCGCGGAGCAGCCAGTTGCGCCATTCCAGCGCCTCCTCCTGGTACCCGTGGGTCATCATCGCCTCAAGGGTCAGCGCGGCGTCGCGGAGCCAGCAGAACCGGTAATCCCAGTTGCGTGCACCGCCGAAGTGCTCGGGCAGCGACGTGGTGGGGGCCGCGACAATGCCGCCGGTGTCCTCATGCGTCAGGGCGCGAAGCACCAACAGGGAGCGTTTCACAATCGGGTCATACTGGCCCCGCTGCTCGAAGCTCGCGGCCCACCCGGACCAGTAGTCGATGGTTTCCCGCAACGCGGTTTCAACGTCCATCGGCTTGGGCATCGGCCGGTAGGAGGGGTACCAGACGAGTTCAAGATCAACGGTTTCACCGGCGGCGACGACGAATTCCCCTTCGTGCCGGCGGTGGGAGGCGTGGGGAAGTTGTTGTCCCCGAAGTGCCAGGGCGTCGGGGCCAGCGATCGCGGAGATGGCCTGACCGCCGTCGTCGGTTTGCCGGCTGACCCACGGAAGGATGGTGCCATAGCCGAACCGCACCACCAGCTCCTGCCTCATCGGCACGTTGCCGCTCAGTCCCGTGATTCGCCGCACCAGGGACGCCCGACGATCGCCGATCGGCATGAAGTCTGTCACCTCGACCTCGCCTGCATCGGTGTGCCAGCGAGTCACCATCACGAAGGTCGAGTCGACGTAGTGCCACTGAACCACTTCGGCCGTGCCGGCACCCGGCGCCGGGGCCAGAAGCCAGCGGCCGTGACCCTCCTCGCCCAACAGGGCGGCAAACACCGAATCGGAGTCAAACCGGGGGAAACACAACCAGTCGACGCTCCCGGACTTCGAAATCAACGCACCGGTGTGCATGTCGGAAACGAGTGCGTAGTCTTCAATCGGAGAATGCATGCTTCAACTCAATCACACTCCCGCGCCGCGGCGCGGACCTAGTTGCCCGGGGCGGACCGGGTCAACTGCGCCCGGACGAAAGCAGGCCGGTTGGTCGTGAGCTCATGTACTCCGAGGCTGCGCATCAGTTCGACGTCGTCGGGCTCGTCGACCGTCCAAGCGCGGATGCGGACCCCCTCGGCAATCCAGCGGGCCACTCGCGCCGGATGCGCCGCCACATAGTCGAGCCCCGGCCCGGCCATTCCCGCCGCGTGGGAGTCGATGTTCTGCTCGCCGTCATGAAGGGCCCGACGCAGCAGACCGATCACCGCCGCAGCGGTCAGCACCCCCAAATGCAGTTCCGCACGAAGCTCGGCCGGGCGCACATCTGAAACCAGCTGGCAGACCGTATGGGACGGGACCTTTTCCAGGAGGTGCTTGACCGAGTCCGGATTGAAGCTCATGAAGCTGATCGACACGTTGGCGAGCGTGGAGCTCTCCGGATCCCACCCCTGCCGCATCAGGAAGGTGATGAGCTTTTCCTCAAGTTTCAGCCCGAAGGGGCTGGGGTGTTTGAGCTCAATGGCCAGCAGCACATCCCGCCCAGCATCCAACAGCAGGCGCAACAGGTCGCCGAGTGAGAGAAACTGGTCGGCGACCCCACCGAAATCCGCGGGTATCCCCGCTCCCTTCCAGGACGAGAAATCGAGGTCCCTGAGTTCGCGAAGGGTGTGATCTGCCACGTCGCCGGTTCCATCCGAGGTCCGGTCAAGGGTCGAATCATGGATGCAGACCAGTTCCTCATCGCGTGTCATGTGCACGTCGCACTCGACGCCGTCGGCACCCTCGGCAAGTGCCTGCAAATAGGCGGCCCGGGTGTGCTCGGCGAACTGATGGCTGGCACCGCGGTGGGCGAAAATTGTGTGTTGCATGTGCCCTCCCATCAGCGACCAGCAGCTACCTACACGCTACGCGAAATCGCTCCGTCCGGCGTGACTTACGCCATCAAACGCTGCTTTACTGACTCAGACGGATGCACAGCCGGTGCGCCGCGACCTCCGGAGGATCCTTGAGCTCTCACCTAGCCGGCACTGACGCAGAACGGGCGGCCGGACTTCGGCGCATGAAATTGGTGGCCACCGGGATGCTCGGTGCCATGGCGGTGATTTTTGTTGTCGCGTTCGCCCTGCAGGACGACTACCCATGGTTGCAGTACGTCCGGGCCGCCGCAGAGGGCGGCATGGTGGGCGCCCTGGCGGACTGGTTTGCGGTCACGGCGCTGTTCAAGCATCCGATGGGCATCAAAATCCCGCACACGGCGATCATTCCCCGCAAGAAGGACCAGATCGGGGCTTCCCTGGGGCAGTTCGTCGAAGAGAACTTCCTGTCCGAAGCGGTGGTGCAGCAGAAACTCGCCTCGGTGGGCGTCGCACAGAAAGCGGGCGCCTGGCTGGCTACGCCCGAGGGCGCTGACCGGGTGGCGGTGGAGGGCGCCGCGGCCATCCGCGCAGTGTTCACAGTTCTCGACGACGACGCCGTGCAGGCGGTCATCGAGTCAATGGTGCGCAAGCACCTGCTCACACCGCCGTGGGGCCCACCGGCGGGGAAGATTGCCGAGCGGATCTTCAACGACGGCCACCACCACCAGCTTGTGGATCTGCT comes from the Arthrobacter sp. CAN_C5 genome and includes:
- the pta gene encoding phosphate acetyltransferase, coding for MTRGIYVSAMTEGSGKSLISLGLADMLHRHSDRVGFFRPIVEGDDVEADPMVNLMQRTFDLSASRARGGLTRTEARALLVKGQREEIDTRCVAIYSEIARDCDVIIVEGTDLSGHDAALEFDLNARLANNLGAMVLAVVNAKEMSVPEAADAVDVARRELDAAQVSLLAMMVNRAADDAVAEISAQVRPGRSGRPVYVIPELSEISRPTVGEVAKALGARQIAGSPTLERDVASIKVAAMNVGNFLHKLTDGALVIVPGDRADVMVATLASSFSAEFPVPSGMILTGGLAPDSTILSLLAQAPFPVFAVDDDTYTAARRVSEVRGEIATGLRRKAAAALGAWARQVDEPELLERLELPRALTMTPLRFLHDLIERARSQRRHIVLPEGQDLRVLRAAEILHRRDVCDLTILGPEAKVRELAAGQGIDLTGLTLIDPATSALREEFAAEYTRLRSHKGVSIESARERMLEGAYFGTMMVQLGKVDGMVSGAAHTTANTIRPALEFVKTKEGVKIVSSVFLMLLRDRVLVYGDCAVNPDPNDEQLADIAIASSATAQQFGVKPRVAMLSYSTGESGSGGAVDKVRRATELVRERQPDLPVEGPIQYDAAVDATVAESKLPGSSVAGQATVFIFPDLNTGNNTYKAVQQSAGAVAVGPVLQGLRKPVNDLSRGCTVEDIVNTVAITAVQAQNTGE
- a CDS encoding nuclear transport factor 2 family protein; this translates as MEATEVVRQYWSAVWSRDWNAVGRTLADNVEVFWPVTREIIRGRDNLVAVNSEHPNGWSIDVLNVYDAGDVVVSEVQVPQEDVGIFRVVSIWTVADGVIISGREYWTLYGGEEGRDWRRKYSTVGDIPS
- a CDS encoding acetate/propionate family kinase, producing MIILVINSGSSSLKYQVRDTGTGERLADGTVERIGDSTHGGPADHQAALDRVTDDVEQALQGKAIDAVGHRVVHGGERFSEPVLVDNEITRAIERLSPLAPLHNPANVQGIRAITAKWPDMPQVAVFDTAFHRTIPEQAWRYAVPDELYTRFGIRRYGFHGTSIGYVTDHAAALLGVAPAAFTGIIAHLGNGASITAVQAGASIDTSMGFTPLEGLVMGTRSGDIDPSILLFLSREGYSAGDLDQLLNREAGLKGLTGQNDMRSVVESAAGGDARAELALDLASYRLAKYIGGYHVAVGGAQALVFTAGIGENSWQFRERVVTRLGALDVHLDDAENRKKSSAPRQISTEASAFPVLVVPTDEEAAIAEATAVVVAR
- a CDS encoding AzlD domain-containing protein; this encodes MNLWLWILLACVVAFLTKLAGYLVPARWMDNPRMNRVAGTLTIGLLASLTAVNTFASGQELALDARIVALAAAAVALLLRAPFLVVVLAGAVGAALARLAGMP
- a CDS encoding AzlC family ABC transporter permease codes for the protein MKHLQSPAVRVGLSIAVATGLYGVSFGALSVTSGFDLWQTMALSLLLFSGGSQFAFIGVIGGGGTGAAALTAASLLGIRNAVYGMQMNALVRPTGWRRFVAAHVTIDESAATASGQTDPVERRLGFWSAGIGVFILWNAFTVVGALVGGALGDPAKWGLDGAAVAAFLGLLWPRLRGREPAAIAVVCALVTIVTVPLVAPGLPILIAAAVAGAIGWFGHGRPSEGLEPDVDPYAAGGDHR
- a CDS encoding zinc-dependent alcohol dehydrogenase, with the protein product MKAVTWQGRSTVSVEQVPDPVIQEPTDAIVRITSSAICGSDLHLYEVLTPYMNKNDVLGHEPMGIVQEVGSAVTNLKPGDRVVIPFNISCGHCWMCVRGLQSQCETTQVRSQGSGASLLGFSELYGSVPGGQAEFLRVPHADYGPVKVGHELPDERYLYLSDILPTAWQGVKYADVPDGGTLAVFGLGPVGQFAARIGRHFGQRVIAVEPVAERRAMAERHGIETLDFTKDIGDELREMTDGRGPDAVVDAVGMESHDSPLGAFAQNAVNLLPDALAKKAMETAGVDRLTVLHAAIDAVRRGGTISLSGVYGGTASPMPLLNMFDKQIQTRMGQCNVRHWTDELLPIVEDPSDPLGVMDLMTHTIGIDEAPAAYEKFQKKQDGCIKVIIRP
- a CDS encoding glycoside hydrolase family 15 protein, with the protein product MHSPIEDYALVSDMHTGALISKSGSVDWLCFPRFDSDSVFAALLGEEGHGRWLLAPAPGAGTAEVVQWHYVDSTFVMVTRWHTDAGEVEVTDFMPIGDRRASLVRRITGLSGNVPMRQELVVRFGYGTILPWVSRQTDDGGQAISAIAGPDALALRGQQLPHASHRRHEGEFVVAAGETVDLELVWYPSYRPMPKPMDVETALRETIDYWSGWAASFEQRGQYDPIVKRSLLVLRALTHEDTGGIVAAPTTSLPEHFGGARNWDYRFCWLRDAALTLEAMMTHGYQEEALEWRNWLLRAVAGDPEDLQIMYGVGGERDLPEKTLDHLPGYESSTPVRVGNGAVDQYQADVVGEVMVVLEKLRNRGVEEDSFSWPLQRALLSFAENHFDDPDHGIWEMRGDLKYFTHSRVMMWAAFDRGVRAVREHGLDGHAERWAELRDRLRENILEKGFDPSINSFTQTYGSPEVDASLLQLPQVGFLDYDDPRMLGTVARLEKDLADKHGLLLRYRTEAGMDGLEPGEHPFLACSFWLVEQYARSGRIDDAKKLMDQLVGYANGLGLLAEEYDTGSVRMAGNYPQAFSHLALVRAADAIHGVNSGSL
- a CDS encoding glycerophosphodiester phosphodiesterase family protein: MQHTIFAHRGASHQFAEHTRAAYLQALAEGADGVECDVHMTRDEELVCIHDSTLDRTSDGTGDVADHTLRELRDLDFSSWKGAGIPADFGGVADQFLSLGDLLRLLLDAGRDVLLAIELKHPSPFGLKLEEKLITFLMRQGWDPESSTLANVSISFMSFNPDSVKHLLEKVPSHTVCQLVSDVRPAELRAELHLGVLTAAAVIGLLRRALHDGEQNIDSHAAGMAGPGLDYVAAHPARVARWIAEGVRIRAWTVDEPDDVELMRSLGVHELTTNRPAFVRAQLTRSAPGN